The Polluticoccus soli sequence TACCTCATGCGTCGTGCGCAGGAGAATACTTCAGTGAAAGGACAAACCGGCCGTGAGCTTTCGCTCATCAATAAAGAAATGACAAGGCGCAGGTTAGCTTAAATTCAAGATAAATCGCACTGTATATAAATAAAGAGGGCCGCTGATCAGCGGCCCTCTTTATTATTTTTCTATTATGTAAAGGTCTTCATTATCACGTTTCATCCGGTATTGTTCCCGGGCGTATTGCTCAAGCACCTGGGGATCTGATACCATGCCCGTCTTTTCCTTCTCCATCTTCGCTATCTCTTTGTCCAGATAGGCGATGTTGTCTTTCATATCCTGCAGGTTCTTTTTCTTCTCCTGCATTGATACCCAATCGTGTTGATCAAAATATGCCATCCATGCGCCAAAGGCGAGAAGCGTCAAAAGAAACTTATTGGTCAGTATCTGCAGCACCTTTTTCATAACGTGGTATTGTTATTTACCAAATTTAAGCGCTTTTCCGGGATAATATGCATTGGCACCCAGTTCTTCTTCAATGCGCAACAACTGATTGTACTTAGCCATACGATCGCTACGTGAAGCTGAACCAGTCTTGATCTGGCCACAGTTAAGGGCAACTGCCAGGTCAGCAATGGTAGCATCTTCAGTTTCACCGCTGCGGTGGCTCATAACCGTGTTATAACGAGCATGTTGGGCCATAGTAACCGCTTCAATGGTTTCTGTAAGTGTACCTATCTGGTTCACTTTCACCAGCAGGCTGTTTGCCACGCCGTCGGTAATACCTTTTTGCAGCCTGTTCACGTTGGTTACGAACAGGTCGTCACCTACCAGCTGAACTTTTCCACCCAATGCATCGGTCAGCATTTTCCATCCTTTCCAGTCATCTTCTGCAATACCATCCTCAATGCTGACTATCGGGTATTTTTTGCACCACTTCACCCAGTACTCAACCAGTTGTTCACAGGTCATTTTTTCACCGCTAGATTTATGGAATACATAGCGCTTTGTTTTTTCGTTGTATAACTCGGTATTGGCTGCATCCATTGCGATACCTACCTGTTCACCTGGTTTGTATCCTGCTTTTTCAATAGCGCGAAGCACTGTTTCAATTGCTTCCTCATTGCTCTGAATATCAGGAGCAAAGCCACCTTCATCACCTACGTTGGTAGAATAACCTTTTTCTTTCAGCACAGTTTTCAGAGAGTGGAATATTTCCACACCCCACCTTAAACCTTCGCTGAAGGTAGAGGCACCTATTGGCATAACCATAAACTCCTGGAAGTCAATCTTGTTATCAGCGTGTGCACCACCATTCAGGATGTTCATCATCGGCACAGGAAGCGTTTTGGCATTAGCCCCACCAACATAACGGTACAGTGACAGTCCTGTTGCCTGGGCCGCAGCCTTAGAAACCGCAAGGCTAACAGCCAGCAACGCATTCGCGCCCAGCTTTGCTTTGTTGGCAGTACCATCCATATCCAGCATAGCCTGGTCTATACCACGTTGATCGGTAATATCCCAGCCATACAATTCTTC is a genomic window containing:
- a CDS encoding FtsB family cell division protein; its protein translation is MKKVLQILTNKFLLTLLAFGAWMAYFDQHDWVSMQEKKKNLQDMKDNIAYLDKEIAKMEKEKTGMVSDPQVLEQYAREQYRMKRDNEDLYIIEK
- the eno gene encoding phosphopyruvate hydratase; translation: MSFITSIVARQILDSRGNPTVEVDVHTSDGFMGRAAVPSGASTGKHEAVELRDGNKKLYLGKGVMKAVGNINDKIAEELYGWDITDQRGIDQAMLDMDGTANKAKLGANALLAVSLAVSKAAAQATGLSLYRYVGGANAKTLPVPMMNILNGGAHADNKIDFQEFMVMPIGASTFSEGLRWGVEIFHSLKTVLKEKGYSTNVGDEGGFAPDIQSNEEAIETVLRAIEKAGYKPGEQVGIAMDAANTELYNEKTKRYVFHKSSGEKMTCEQLVEYWVKWCKKYPIVSIEDGIAEDDWKGWKMLTDALGGKVQLVGDDLFVTNVNRLQKGITDGVANSLLVKVNQIGTLTETIEAVTMAQHARYNTVMSHRSGETEDATIADLAVALNCGQIKTGSASRSDRMAKYNQLLRIEEELGANAYYPGKALKFGK